atattattattattattttaatgcaTATATAAAACTGGGTTAATATTGAGTTAGATTTGAAAGGAGAGTGATGGTATGTGGGGTTCTTTCAAGAGCAACAGAAGGTGCATCACCTTATGAGATGATGCAACCCTTTTGAttcacaaacaaacaaagagAAATATACTATCTTTGAAGTCCTAGGGCATTTCTGATAGTAATAACTCTTGGGCAAATGACCTTTTTTGGACTCTTAAATGAAGAGTAAGTAGAATGCAGGGTTCCCAAGATTGACTTTGTAGTCAGCGCAATCCACCTTCATGGTTTATTTATCTAATTTTTACTGTATGTGAATGAAAAGTTCCTTTTAAAAGAACAAAAACTTAGAAACTTGTTTCATTGAAGCCATAAAATCTTGTTGATGGAGGCAATGCCACTAGATAGTACGAGTTCTAGCATGTTTTCTTCTTAAGCAGGGGGTCAAATAATTTCTTCACTCTATAATGGAAAAACTTTATGACTGATTTTCATCATTTCCTTGAGAAATGAATTTTAGGCTTAAAAGGTTTTGGTATTTCGAAGGTTGACTTTcaaattacattttattcttcTCATACATATATGAGACTATCATGTTACAAGTACTCCAACTAGAGATTTTTTTCCCTTCAAGATCTGCttctgatttatttatttattttcatgttagaacttttgttcttccttttttattattagcCACTGATAACATAATCTTCATGGCAGATTATTGACATTCGTCAGAATTGTCTTTATAAAACGCTGAGAGCTGGGCATACAAGTGTATCCTTCCCCATGATATGATACTAACAAGTATACCTTGCCCGTATGAGGTGCATCCTTGATTTctcaattgcttttgcaacatattctgtaataaaatgaaattttatatataaaaaatttctgTTTGTTTGATCTGTGGATGGATGCAATTTGCATCTCTTGATGGCAGCTTTTCTGACCTCTTACAGGTTTGGTTTTACAGCTGTGAAGCctgcagatttttttttttggctctgTTAATCTTTGACCTTTTTGTGACCCTTGACTTTGTGTTATAGATTTGTAGCAGTGTGCAGTTCATTCCCTGGAGACCTTGGGGAGGTATATATTTTGAACTTATGTTTCTTTTGGTTTTGAAAAATCTGCATCCTTCATTCAAACCTTCTATCTCTGATGCCCAAACTTCTTGTGCACATTCATAAAGCATTGCCTTGCATACGTACATTCAAAACATGAGTGGTGAAGAGGAATGATGCAACATGATGCCTGCTAGTTTGAGGATCTTTAGCAAGTAGATTGTTACATTATGCATTCATCTCACAAGTTTTGCATACTTCATTCACTTCaacctatgaagcacggactctTCCCCGGGTCGCCGTGGCCGAGTCGGACTCGCCGGACTCGGGGACTCGGCGGCGACACGGCCGGACACGGCGGGGACACGGCCGGAAAATGGGACACGGATGGGGACACGGCGGGACACGGGGGACACGGATGGGGACACGGCGGGACATGGCGGGACACGGCTGgggtaaaaaaaagttaaaaattagggtttttttttaaattttttataaaatttaaggatcaattatgcaatttgTCAAAAATCCTAAATTATAATCTCTATCGCACGAATTAGAATTAGGTCTTCTCTCCTTCCTGCACAAATCGCGATTTCAACCCCTGTGCTGCGTACATCGCAGTTCTCCTAACATCAGGATTTCGTTTTTGTTTGGGAATAATCAGAAGCAATTTCTTCTCTcctgggttcttccttctcatgCGCTGCGATTCTTCTCCTGGGTTCTTCTCCTAATATCACGATTCTGATTTGTGATTTAGCAtgctttttatatatttttatatctaatatatatataattaattatataaaatttgccgtgtccccgccgcacccgtgtctcatattttctaaaaatgccgTTTGCCGTGTCCGCACCCGTGTCCGCACCCGCGTCCGCACCcgtgtccgtgcttcatagaCTTCAACTAATCCAATACAAACATATAATAAGGTTGTTGACTTGCGTAATTGGTCTATCATATGATGATCAAGTTGAAGACCAGCTTACATCTGAATTCTGATGGCTTTACAATATGCTCCCAATATTTTCATTTGTTAAGAGCATAGAAACTATGAACCTGGAGTTCATATTTAGCTCATCTTTTATTGCAGTGCATGAGAATGTTGTGTGTGGAATTCCATGTTATTAAAGTTAGTTTTGCCGATAAGTGTTTTGGTTCTTTTAGTGGCTGACTAGCTTTCTTACTCAAGGGTACATTGACCATGAATATTATTTTGACAGTTATTACTGGAGGTCTTGACTCAAAGCTCATCATGTGGGACTTCTCCAAAGCACGCCAAATGAAAATTGTGGATTTTGGTCTGTCAACCTCTGTTTTATAGCTAGCTTATTTTGTTTCTCTTGCCTTTgtccatagttattaaaggcgcaccAGGTGCAGGCCTTAGCGCCATGGCgcgcgcctggtgcgccattttGCGCCAAAGGCGCGCCTTGGCAGTTAGAGGCAGTTATGGGCAGTTTTTTGGTAGTTACTTTATATATCTGGAATGGAACACATGTTATATTAACAAAAAGTATTAAAAAGGAGACAGATTATAGGTTTTAAACTAAGTAGAAGACGAAGAGAGTctttgaagaggaagagacaGAGTCATTTGAAGAGTAAGAGACAGAGTCATtaaaagaggaagaagtttaGTAGAAAGAAAACACATCAAACGGATTCAAACAACAGAAACAGAGAAGCCAAAGGGAATTCAACTTCAACAGTTTGATGATCAATAGTTTGATGATGCCTTAGATGAGGAgtgtgatagtgatgatgaggagtgatggatttggagagttttgattaggagtagaacttaggaattagtattcaactttaaagttttctaatatggggtttattttgcattttaaaatttatttatgcttaagatattttcatgatttagttttatgttagttttatatttttatttttttaagtgcGCCTTGTCTCGCTATGGCGCGTGCCATCGCCATTCGCCatggctccaggaccccttgcgccttagtgcgccatgcccctttaataactatgcctTTGTCAACCAGTGCTAGGATTGCTGTCTTTCCTGTAACTGGTATTAATGTATTCATCTTTCCAGCTGTTAGAATACTTTTCTTACCTTTTCTTCACCACAGGTTTGCCTGAGATGAAGGGTAGCAACAGTGCACAATGTTTCAATCCTGCTTTTGTTCATGCGGTAGCAGTGCCTGATGCTGATATGTTAGACAAGTCAGGCAATGTATGTGCTGTTGCTAGGGGTGATGGGGCTGTTGATGTCATCAACATTGAATCAGAACTCGCTGCTATTAAGTCGAAAGGCACTCAGAAAACTCATAAAGGATCTCAATCGGAGACCAAAGAAAGCACCCCGAATGTAGGTACAGAAGGAAGTAGGTTGCATTTGGATTACTCTTTGGGTGGCCATGTTGCTTCCGTGTCTTGCGTAGCATTCTCAATCTTTGGAGAGAAGGGTAGGTTTTTGATATCTGGCGGGAATGACAAGTCAGTCAAGGTGTGGGAATGCTCCAGATATCTTGATGCAGGGCAGAGTGGCAGCAATAAAGACATCCTTCGTCTTAGCATCAATTTGAACAAAAAGGTGATTTTTCATGGTCTTTATATCTTGGTACAGCTGCATAGTTTCAAATTGCTCGTCcttcaaattcttttttttttccacttCCACTCTGGCAGGTGAATTGGCTATGTACAACCACAGCTGAATCAGAAAATCTTGTTGTCTGCGACACAACGAAAGTAGTGAAGGTGTATTCTGTATCATAGATCAAAACTTTGAAAGCATCTACTCCTGGTCTCTGAGAGGACTAACCCGCCTCATTTTGATGAAAAAGAAGATCAATTCATGTATGTTCTTCCTGAATATCCCGATGCAAATTTTCGATGAATATGCTAAGAAGGTCAGATGCTGTCTGTGTGGGATTTGGTTTGCCGATCCCCATTTACACAGTGCACCAGTTAAACATTAAAGGGTGCTTATGGGATTCACTAATATAAGCCAGGGATGGTAAATGTTGTTGTAAAATTTGGTAGTATGATTCTTATCATGAAAGTGAGGCTTAGCTCTTGGGTAACAGTGTAAAACACTCTTTGTGTCTAAAATTCAGGCGTAAGCTTCTTTATAGTTGTGCTGTTTCATTTGCTGGGAAATTTCAATGGTTGATGAGTTGCCCTTTTGTGAAAGGGATATTTACCGGTTTCAATCATGGCCAGGCGAACCTGCAGTTCAATTGTAGGGACAAAGTCAATACAGCTGAAATTTTGTGTTAAATATTGTAGGGACAAAGTCAATACAGCTGAAATTTtgaatgggtaaagttcaactTTTTTCCTAACATTTTTTTTGGAAGTATATATAGAATTTTAAGAGTATTTTTTAGGGTGAGCTACTTTAGCTTGTAGTTTGGTTTGACACATCAAATTTTCAAACTATAACACTTTTCGGCTATGAACTTTCTGAATGGTGAGCCACAATCTTTCTAGTTTGGATGAATTTTACATGTCAATCAACTCTACATTTTTGTTTTGGTTCAATTAGCACTTTCCATCTGCTGCAAGCCTTTCCTTTCCCTTCCATGCGTTTTGCCTCCAAGCTCTTGGTTTCCTTTTGCTCGTTAGCTGTATGCTCCTTAGAGCATTTTAATGCTGCTCCATGGTCCTTTCAGCAAGCCACTTGTTCAATTAAGCGTTCCTTAAAGCATTTTAATGCCGCTCCATCATCTTTTCGGCAAGCTGCTTCTTTCAAGCAAATTGTAAAATTTAGACTGTTTAGAATAATATTCAGTGGAATGAATTTAGAATACAAAAAGTAAACTCAATCGGTAGAATATAGcttaaaaaaaagggtaaatttcaaataaaactcatgtggtttcactaattttttgattgatactattaaaatcactcttgacgacttcaaaaatgacattttaAGAACTAAtgttctaagcaactttaattcttcaattgttttattttgaaattatttagatatgtttggtaaagagagagaaagttaatgtttagagagagaaagttctaaaaattatgatttttgtaaATCGAAAATATAGTTCCATAGCAAATATGAcactgaacaactttaattcttgaaaattttcattttcagattgttaaagatgattttaatagcattaatccaaaaagtccttgttttattaaaagtgtgaaacctcaatcattgttttgacaaaaagtaaaccaaaatcctttatctgaaaattagtgaaaccacagggattttatttgaaatttacccaaaaaaaaattgtccctTACCTAGACCAAAATGTCGATATTTAAGTCTTGAgttggagaaaaaaaaaatcctttgtCCGCTTAGGGTAGAATAAGCACGATGAAAATGAGGGAGTGGATAAAGGTGATTCTTGATAGTCACGGATATGTTAGACACATGTGTCTAAAGGTGTTAATGAGTCACGGTAATTTGACGGATCGATCAAAGTTGACTCGATAGGGCTCAACTCGAGCTTGGGATCGGTTCAAGATATTAATGAGTCAAGCTTGAGCTTCcttaagttcgaaaagtttGCAATTAGGTTCGGTTATCTTGTACTTactatatatgttttattatattttaattttaaataaaataatgtctatggagaaaaaaaaactaaaaataattaGTTCTCGACTCTAACTCTCAAGTACTCACAAATCACAAGacacgtaaaaaaaatttaatgtcTAATTTGGGTTTGGGCTAGTCCAAAAGTTAGAAATTCAAAAAGTTCAAAATAAAAACCCTAAGAACTAATGTGATTCTCCTTCCTCAATTTCTCTATTTATACTTTGTCATCCACGTCAGCATTACTAGCAGTTACCATCCATACGCAACTACACCGGCAATAAGACTATCAACGATCTTTAAGTTTGTCTTGTTTTGCCACTAGTAGTAGCTACTATTCGTAGAGCTTGGTCATAACAAGtgattattttttaatcttttaaacTCATATGGAGTATATGTTACGtggctttttttttatttcctcgGCTACTTATTATGAATCTAGTTAAAACTCGATAAAACATCGGTCAGGTAAAAAGTCGACTTGAAACATTAACGAGCCAAATACCAAATCTATCTAGATTCGGCTCATCGGGTGTCCTTGGCTCCGCCTCTAAACCCATATAAAAGTCTGGTTTTATGATTCAGTTACTCTAACCATGGGCTACTTAGTAGCATAGTGCAGGCTAATATTTGTATTTGGGTCCATGGATTCTTAATCCAGCCCGGGACTCATGGTCTAGATGGTATAAGAAAATGATGGACTTGTATAGTAAGCTTTGTCAGTTAAAGATGTACCCTTCCCAACCATACTCTTTCTTCAACTTCCcgcaaaaatttaaaatctttTTCATTGTACCCAAACTAATAGACCTTGCTTCTCATCTCTCTTTCTCTGCGCAAAACCGACGATACCAACACCCCAACCTCCTTCCTTACCCCACCAACCACCACCCCTTCATCACCATTACAAAAATGGCACCTCCAACTCACCTTCACTCCATTACCCTTGCTTCGGTTAGGGCATTTCATCTAATTACCACAAGGATTCTCAAACTAATTGATGATGGAATCTGGCCTTCCTGTTTGCCATACCTGCAGTGAGCAGGTTGGGTTTAATGCTAATGGAGACCCCTTTGTTGCTTGTCATGACTGTAATTTCCCAATGTGCAACTCTTGTTTTGATTATGAAATCAAGGAAGGTCGCAAACTGTGCTTGCGATGTGGCTCTCCTTACCAAGGTTAATTTCACCTTTGTTCGTCTTatctttttgtaatttttgttaattttgtttgtttatttatttttaattctgATATCTCCAGAGCAAGTACGTGATGATGGTGAAGCAAAGGTAGCTACAATGACATCTGAGGTCACCAATTCTCAGGTATGATTTtgagacgaagatgattcagataCTAAATAAAAACGTAAAGAAATCCTAGGCAAGTTTTATTTTCTATGTTTTACTGCCTTGGAATCTAAAACTAGAATCctatttagttttagttttctTAATTAGAATATGAATTGGGAAAAGGATTATATTTTAGGCTTATATAACCAAATGATTGTTTGCTTATTTACTTGAGTTTAGAGTTTGGGAGCTTGTGCTTTTGGGATATGTATATGTGCGAGGTTAGGGCATTGTTGTAGATTCACTATTCCATCAAAACAATATAGGGTGAATCTAAATTGTAAGAGAAACTTAGGATTCGCTATTCGAATCATACTATTCCATTCAGCTTTATTTCTAGTCGGATCTTCATCACTGATTatcaaaaacttcaacaacactAACTATTAAATCCACTATCCTCTAATCCGATTGTTATTTATCAAGTTATCAACTCAAATCGGTTTCATTCATCATTATCAAGTTGACAACAAGgcaaaaagaagagaaagaagcTCAAACTATCCATCTCCACTAAGTTATTAAACAGAGTCCGATTtgtgaattagttttattaggattgcattagatttgaattataagtatttggttgatatgatttcttttttaacattaaaattgcatttctagATTCATATTTGATTATATTTTGAGTTAaacattataaatattttactttttaaaatattatgaatttgatTCACATTTTCGATTCACGAGTTGAATTTGACAACTGCGGGTTAGGGTGTAATCGGGCCTTATGGATTTTGAGAgaatttctctacttgccgATTACTAATGAATTACGTGCCCCTCCTTACCCATGAATATGGTAAAAATTAGTTGATCCACAAAAATATCATGCTATTATAATTGTATTATGCTAATTTCCTGTTACGCATATCAAGTTTATTATAATCACTAACCGATCCAATTCCTAACAAAAACTCATTTTGATTTGTACAGGATGTTGGAATTCACGCAAGACACATCAGTAGTGTGTCCACTATAGATAGTGGTAAGATACTGATTTTTTCAAATAATGTTCATTGCTTATTTCAGCCTTTAGTAAAATTGTACTGTTTTTTCTCCATGAAGAAATGAATGATGAATCTGGGAATCCAATTTGGAAAAATCGGGTTGAgagctggaaagaaaaaaagaacaagaagaaaaaagaTGCTCCTAAGCCTGAAAAGCAGCCTGCTGAAATTCCAACTGAGCAGCATATGGAAGATAAGCCGTAAGTACAGAAGAAagttaacaaatttagttttccCAATGACTAAGAGGTTAACCATATATACAATGCTGGTTTTGGCAGGTCTGCAGAGGCTGGAGAGCCACTTTCAGTTCTTATTCCAATGCCACGAGACAAAATCGCACCCTACAGAGCTGTAATCATAATGCGATTGATCATTCTAGGCCTTTTCTTCCATTATAGACTTACAAATCCTGTAGAGAGTGCTTATCCTTTGTGGCTTACTTCTGTTATATGTGAGATTTGGTTTGCATTCTCTTGGGTGTTGGATCAGTTCCCTAAATGGTATCCTGTCAATAGGGAAACTTACCTTGATAGGCTATCTGCAAGGTACACTCCGATGCTAAACTTTCGACATTCTGTTCAAACAACACTAAATCAATCATAGATGTAAATTTGTAAGAGTATATTTTTAACCCCTAAATGTCTCTATGTTGTGAAAGGTTTGAAAGGGAGGGTGAGCCTTCACAGCTTGCTGCAGTAGACTTCTTTGTCAGTACAGTCGATCCGTTGAAAGAACCTCCGTTGATCACTGCAAATACAGTGCTTTCTATCCTTGCTCTAGACTATCCGGTGGATAAAGTTTCTTGCTATGTATCTGATGATGGTGCTGCCATGCTATCATTTGAATCATTAGCAGAAACAGCTGAATTTGCAAGGAAGTGGGTTCCATTCTGCAAAAAGTACTCAATTGAACCAAGGGCTCCTGAGTTTTACTTCTCTCAGAAGATTGATTACTTGAAAGATAAGGTGCAACCTTCTTTTGTGAAAGAGCGAAGAGCAATGAAAGTAAGGACCTTAAATTTGTTGCAAACTCTTGAATACtcgtgtgattttgatttggggATTGGATTAGGAATTAGAATTGCGTTCATCATTGCCTTCAATTTTGCTACAGAGAGATTATGAAGAGTACAAAGTTCGAGTCAATGCGATGGTAGCAAGGGCTCAAAAAACACCAGAGGAAGGTTGGACAATGCAGGATGGAACACCTTGGCCTGGAAATAATACGCGTGACCACCCTGGCATGATCCAGGTAACCGACTTATGCAATATATTATCCTGTTAAACCTTTTCTGttaattgaaaaattatttgACATTGAATCTACAAGGCCATATTCAACCTTCAAAGAGTATGAGATGTTTCATTAATAAGAGTCTCTAATTACAGGTTTTCCTAGGAAACACCGGAGCTCGtgacatggatggaaatgaACTTCCGCGATTGGTTTATGTCtcaagagagaagagacctggCTACCAGCACCACAAAAAGGCTGGAGCTGAAAATGCACTGGTATGTATAATCGTTTAGGATCTGAAGTCGTAAACGTAACTATATATTGATTGATACTTAATATATGCTTTGTACAGGTGAGAGTTTCTGCAGTTCTCACAAATGCTCCCTTCATTCTCAATCTTGATTGTGATCACTACGTAAACAACAGCAAGGCAGTCAGAGAGGCAATGTGCTTCCTGATGGATCCACAAGTCGGTCGAGATGTATGCTATGTGCAGTTTCCTCAGAGGTTTGATGGCATAGATAAGAGTGATCGATATGCCAACAGAAATGTGGTCTTCTTTGATGTAAGATCAAATCCAGCTTAACAGAGATGTGATTTTATGGATAGTCGTCTTGAGTTTTGAAgtttctttcattttattctcaGGTTAACATGAAAGGACTCGATGGAATTCAAGGACCAGTGTATGTCGGAACAGGTTGCGTTTTCAACCGGCAAGCACTTTATGGTTATGGACCTCCTTCTATGCCCAAGCTGTCCAAGGAGTCCTCTTCCTGTTCATGGTGTTGCTGCTGCCCCAAAAAGAAGAAGCCCTCAAAAGATCTGGCTGAGGTTTATCGAGATGCAAAACGAGAAGATTTGAATGCAGCTATCTTTAATCTTACAGAGATTGATAGTAAGTTTTATTTACGAAGTCAGTTGAATTAACATAGAGAGTTTTTCAACAGCTAAGCTCGCTATGGTTTAACTCCTGCAGACTATGATGAGCATGAGAGATCAATGCTAATCTCGCAGAGGAGCTTCGAGAAAACTTTTGGCTTATCATCTGTCTTCATTGAGTCTACACTAATGCCTCACGGAGGAGTTCCTGAATCTGTTAATCCATCAACACTCATCAAGGAAGCAATTCATGTTATCAGCTGCAGTTATGAAGAGAAGACGGAATGGGGAAAAGAGGTGAACTTTCCACTTATCCAATATGATTTTTTGACAACACCCTTCAACTTCAATTACAATATGATTAAGCTTAGAATGCTTACTCAGTCATCTATTACGTCAACAACTAGGAAACTGTTTTGTTCTGGTATTACTTGTTTCACTTGCTGAAAATTGTATCTGTGATTTATCAGATTGGTTGGATATATGGATCAGTGACAGAGGATATCTTAACTGGCTTCAGAATGCACTGCCGAGGATGGAGATCAATTTACTGCATGCCTTTAAGGCCTGCATTCAAAGGGTCTGCACCAATCAATCTGTCTGATAGATTGCATCAGGTTCTTCGGTGGGCTCTTGGTTCCGTAGAAATTTTCCTGAGCAGACACTGTCCCCTGTGGTATGGTTTTGGAGGAGGCCGTCTTAAATGGCTTCAAAGGCTGTCTTACACTAACACCATTGTTTATCCTTTTACTTCCCTACCTCTCATTGCCTACTGCACACTTCCAGCAATTTGTCTACTTACCGGAAAATTCATCATACCTACGGTAATCTTCTTCTGCCTATCATATTAGAAAGTAATTGCTATGCTATTCCTGTTCTCTTGTGTTTGTGGTCTGCAAAGCATGACACTTTTTTTTGTTACTGATCCAGCTCTCAAACATGGCAAGTATACTCTTCCTTGGGCTTTTTATGTCCATTATTATAACAGCAGTGCTTGAAATAAGATGGAGTGGTGTTGCAATCGAAGATTTATGGCGTAACGAGCAGTTTTGGGTGATTGGAGGTGTTTCAGCACATCTATTCGCGGTGTTCCAAGGATTTTTGAAAATGTTGGCTGGAATTGATACAAACTTCACTGTTACAGCAAAAGCAGCAGAGGATGCTGAATTTGGAGAACTCTACATGGTTAAGTGGACAACGGTTCTCATTCCGCCTACAACCCTTATTGTGGTCAATATAGTTGGGGTTGTTGCTGGATTTTCTGATGCATTAAACAAAGGATATGAAGCATGGGGACCTCTTTTTGGGAAGGTGTTCTTCTCTTTCTGGGTGATTCTCCATCTTTATCCATTCCTGAAAGGTCTCATGGGCCGCCAAAACCGAACACCAACCATTGTTGTTCTGTGGTCTGTGCTGTTGGCCTCTGTTTTCTCTTTGATTTGGGTGAAAATTGATCC
The sequence above is drawn from the Euphorbia lathyris chromosome 6, ddEupLath1.1, whole genome shotgun sequence genome and encodes:
- the LOC136233704 gene encoding cellulose synthase A catalytic subunit 8 [UDP-forming]; translation: MSEPRRLRGHKATATCCIASRDRTGIVVTAGEDGCICWFDMRCKDVQRIMEVGQQPISSLCFKPGNEDVIFVSSGSEIKCFDMHMASSSKLLQCYNYNKEEINQIACNSKAAFLASTDDDGDVKIIDIRQNCLYKTLRAGHTSICSSVQFIPWRPWGVITGGLDSKLIMWDFSKARQMKIVDFGLPEMKGSNSAQCFNPAFVHAVAVPDADMLDKSGNVCAVARGDGAVDVINIESELAAIKSKGTQKTHKGSQSETKESTPNVGTEGSRLHLDYSLGGHVASVSCVAFSIFGEKGRFLISGGNDKSVKVWECSRYLDAGQSGSNKDILRLSINLNKKVNWLCTTTAESENLVVCDTTKVVKVYSVSMMESGLPVCHTCSEQVGFNANGDPFVACHDCNFPMCNSCFDYEIKEGRKLCLRCGSPYQEQVRDDGEAKVATMTSEVTNSQDVGIHARHISSVSTIDSEMNDESGNPIWKNRVESWKEKKNKKKKDAPKPEKQPAEIPTEQHMEDKPSAEAGEPLSVLIPMPRDKIAPYRAVIIMRLIILGLFFHYRLTNPVESAYPLWLTSVICEIWFAFSWVLDQFPKWYPVNRETYLDRLSARFEREGEPSQLAAVDFFVSTVDPLKEPPLITANTVLSILALDYPVDKVSCYVSDDGAAMLSFESLAETAEFARKWVPFCKKYSIEPRAPEFYFSQKIDYLKDKVQPSFVKERRAMKRDYEEYKVRVNAMVARAQKTPEEGWTMQDGTPWPGNNTRDHPGMIQVFLGNTGARDMDGNELPRLVYVSREKRPGYQHHKKAGAENALVRVSAVLTNAPFILNLDCDHYVNNSKAVREAMCFLMDPQVGRDVCYVQFPQRFDGIDKSDRYANRNVVFFDVNMKGLDGIQGPVYVGTGCVFNRQALYGYGPPSMPKLSKESSSCSWCCCCPKKKKPSKDLAEVYRDAKREDLNAAIFNLTEIDNYDEHERSMLISQRSFEKTFGLSSVFIESTLMPHGGVPESVNPSTLIKEAIHVISCSYEEKTEWGKEIGWIYGSVTEDILTGFRMHCRGWRSIYCMPLRPAFKGSAPINLSDRLHQVLRWALGSVEIFLSRHCPLWYGFGGGRLKWLQRLSYTNTIVYPFTSLPLIAYCTLPAICLLTGKFIIPTLSNMASILFLGLFMSIIITAVLEIRWSGVAIEDLWRNEQFWVIGGVSAHLFAVFQGFLKMLAGIDTNFTVTAKAAEDAEFGELYMVKWTTVLIPPTTLIVVNIVGVVAGFSDALNKGYEAWGPLFGKVFFSFWVILHLYPFLKGLMGRQNRTPTIVVLWSVLLASVFSLIWVKIDPFVSNPDNSAASASCISIDC